Proteins encoded by one window of Pecten maximus chromosome 15, xPecMax1.1, whole genome shotgun sequence:
- the LOC117343512 gene encoding uncharacterized protein LOC117343512 isoform X2, with translation MGETDSRCSHMYRRIMQHQWYRQNVLKSMAVYGIFAVIGGIKGQIGPAFLDLQSISGVGLDEGSWIVTSLYIGYTLGALANGFLYHRCNSDLLFAVSALCLAAIVVAIPWCTVYSLMVACHASMGLVVGLIDAAGNAEIIRLWKTKSKTVLVGLHVIFNVGGVISPLIIAPFLMRKAGVTEERAIDMPDLTPISASERVNISLQLSTNYIEQNSTDDITQIHGHQVSRIHVAYLISSTFCVIHALWFVCLYFAEKKNRGERLQMNNKFSKRPQNSNEEEQEHLNKQVLSKEQKPIECINEQQLDHSYEQRFSNEVDDSELTGENQSQNTSGKCNRHIPRHLQILGLVVMVTMGSISNAIDFSFSTYLSSFCVEYLHWSKASGSMITSLLFIMVVMGGTLSMFLTKCVNSIVYIGIQIILILVSLLLLITSITLRFSIGVWLSAPLFGFAKSAIFPLVISWTNKSFIRVSGRVSSVFFVGAMGGCSINLYLLAAVMESMGKIWLCYILTLESGLLIMFFITAVLLSLYVKRRNRKHLG, from the exons GGAGGTATCAAAGGTCAGATAGGCCCAGCATTCCTCGACCTTCAGAGTATATCAGGAGTTGGTTTGGACGAAGGGTCATGGATTGTTACAAGTCTATACATAGGCTACACACTTGGAGCACTGGCCAACGGCTTTCTTTATCATCGATGTAATAGTGACCTCCTGTTCGCGGTCAGTGCACTGTGTTTGGCGGCCATTGTAGTCGCTATCCCGTGGTGTACTGTGTACAGCCTTATGGTCGCCTGCCATGCCAGTATGGGCCTAGTTGTTGGACTTATAGATGCAG CTGGCAATGCAGAAATTATTCGCCTGTGGAAAACGAAAAGTAAAACTGTCCTGGTGGGTCTTCATGTAATATTTAACGTCGGCGGGGTAATTTCGCCATTAATCATTGCTCCGTTTCTCATGAGGAAAGCTGGGGTGACGGAGGAAAGGGCAATCGACATGCCAGATCTAACACCCATATCAGCAAGTGAAAGAGTGAACATATCTTTACAACTTTCAACCAACTATATTGAACAGAATTCAACCGACGATATAACACAGATTCACGGACATCAGGTTTCCAGGATACATGTGGCTTATCTTATCTCCTCCACATTCTGTGTTATTCACGCTCtgtggtttgtttgtttatacttCGCTGAAAAGAAAAATAGAGGTGAACGTTTACAAATGAATAACAAATTTTCGAAAAGACCACAAAATTCAAATGAAGAGGAGCAGGaacatttaaataaacaagTACTTtcaaaagagcagaaacctaTAGAGTGTATAAATGAGCAGCAACTGGACCATTCATATGAACAACGCTTTTCAAATGAAGTGGACGATTCTGAATTGACAGGTGAAAATCAATCTCAGAATACCAGCGGCAAGTGTAATCGACATATTCCAAGGCACCTGCAGATTCTTGGACTCGTTGTTATGGTAACAATGGGCAGTATAAGTAATGCCATCGATTTTTCTTTTTCCACTTACTTATCTTCGTTCTGTGTGGAGTACCTCCACTGGAGTAAGGCCAGCGGTTCTATGATTACATCATTACTCTTTATTATGGTAGTTATGGGAGGAACGTTGAGtatgtttttaacaaaatgtgttAACAGCATTGTCTATATAGGTATACAGATCATTCTTATACTAGTTTCTCTGTTACTTCTTATAACGAGCATCACTCTTCGTTTCAGCATAGGAGTTTGGCTATCAGCTCCTTTGTTTGGATTTGCCAAGTCGGCAATTTTTCCTTTAGTCATATCATGGACTAATAAGTCATTCATTCGTGTATCTGGTCGTGTTTCATCCGTGTTCTTTGTTGGAGCCATGGGAGGATGTTCTATAAATCTATATCTCCTGGCAGCCGTTATGGAAAGTATGGGTAAAATCTGGTTATGTTATATCCTTACTCTGGAAAGTGGTCTGTTAATTATGTTCTTCATAACCGCTGTATTACTCTCACTGTATGTCAAACGTAGGAACCGAAAACATTTAGGATGA
- the LOC117343512 gene encoding uncharacterized protein LOC117343512 isoform X1 — MHNGYEKQLINSNMGETDSRCSHMYRRIMQHQWYRQNVLKSMAVYGIFAVIGGIKGQIGPAFLDLQSISGVGLDEGSWIVTSLYIGYTLGALANGFLYHRCNSDLLFAVSALCLAAIVVAIPWCTVYSLMVACHASMGLVVGLIDAAGNAEIIRLWKTKSKTVLVGLHVIFNVGGVISPLIIAPFLMRKAGVTEERAIDMPDLTPISASERVNISLQLSTNYIEQNSTDDITQIHGHQVSRIHVAYLISSTFCVIHALWFVCLYFAEKKNRGERLQMNNKFSKRPQNSNEEEQEHLNKQVLSKEQKPIECINEQQLDHSYEQRFSNEVDDSELTGENQSQNTSGKCNRHIPRHLQILGLVVMVTMGSISNAIDFSFSTYLSSFCVEYLHWSKASGSMITSLLFIMVVMGGTLSMFLTKCVNSIVYIGIQIILILVSLLLLITSITLRFSIGVWLSAPLFGFAKSAIFPLVISWTNKSFIRVSGRVSSVFFVGAMGGCSINLYLLAAVMESMGKIWLCYILTLESGLLIMFFITAVLLSLYVKRRNRKHLG; from the exons GGAGGTATCAAAGGTCAGATAGGCCCAGCATTCCTCGACCTTCAGAGTATATCAGGAGTTGGTTTGGACGAAGGGTCATGGATTGTTACAAGTCTATACATAGGCTACACACTTGGAGCACTGGCCAACGGCTTTCTTTATCATCGATGTAATAGTGACCTCCTGTTCGCGGTCAGTGCACTGTGTTTGGCGGCCATTGTAGTCGCTATCCCGTGGTGTACTGTGTACAGCCTTATGGTCGCCTGCCATGCCAGTATGGGCCTAGTTGTTGGACTTATAGATGCAG CTGGCAATGCAGAAATTATTCGCCTGTGGAAAACGAAAAGTAAAACTGTCCTGGTGGGTCTTCATGTAATATTTAACGTCGGCGGGGTAATTTCGCCATTAATCATTGCTCCGTTTCTCATGAGGAAAGCTGGGGTGACGGAGGAAAGGGCAATCGACATGCCAGATCTAACACCCATATCAGCAAGTGAAAGAGTGAACATATCTTTACAACTTTCAACCAACTATATTGAACAGAATTCAACCGACGATATAACACAGATTCACGGACATCAGGTTTCCAGGATACATGTGGCTTATCTTATCTCCTCCACATTCTGTGTTATTCACGCTCtgtggtttgtttgtttatacttCGCTGAAAAGAAAAATAGAGGTGAACGTTTACAAATGAATAACAAATTTTCGAAAAGACCACAAAATTCAAATGAAGAGGAGCAGGaacatttaaataaacaagTACTTtcaaaagagcagaaacctaTAGAGTGTATAAATGAGCAGCAACTGGACCATTCATATGAACAACGCTTTTCAAATGAAGTGGACGATTCTGAATTGACAGGTGAAAATCAATCTCAGAATACCAGCGGCAAGTGTAATCGACATATTCCAAGGCACCTGCAGATTCTTGGACTCGTTGTTATGGTAACAATGGGCAGTATAAGTAATGCCATCGATTTTTCTTTTTCCACTTACTTATCTTCGTTCTGTGTGGAGTACCTCCACTGGAGTAAGGCCAGCGGTTCTATGATTACATCATTACTCTTTATTATGGTAGTTATGGGAGGAACGTTGAGtatgtttttaacaaaatgtgttAACAGCATTGTCTATATAGGTATACAGATCATTCTTATACTAGTTTCTCTGTTACTTCTTATAACGAGCATCACTCTTCGTTTCAGCATAGGAGTTTGGCTATCAGCTCCTTTGTTTGGATTTGCCAAGTCGGCAATTTTTCCTTTAGTCATATCATGGACTAATAAGTCATTCATTCGTGTATCTGGTCGTGTTTCATCCGTGTTCTTTGTTGGAGCCATGGGAGGATGTTCTATAAATCTATATCTCCTGGCAGCCGTTATGGAAAGTATGGGTAAAATCTGGTTATGTTATATCCTTACTCTGGAAAGTGGTCTGTTAATTATGTTCTTCATAACCGCTGTATTACTCTCACTGTATGTCAAACGTAGGAACCGAAAACATTTAGGATGA